The genome window TAAAAGAGGGTCTTATAGAAAAAAATCCTATGCAGAAAATAATAGCACCAAAATCATCAAAACGGCTTCCTGTTTTTATTGATCAAGACTCTATAGATTTATTACTTGATGAAATTGATTTTGGCAAAGGCTATTCAGCTTCGCGTGATAAGATAATAATTGAGCTGTTTTATTCCACCGGAATGAGGTTAAATGAGCTGATAAACATTAAAATATCCGACATCAATTTCACTACCAAAACGATAAAAATATTTGGGAAAAGAAACAAAGAGCGTTTGGTACCCTTAAGTTCTGAGTTCAATTTTAATTTATTGGATTATACTGAATCTCTTAAAAAAGAATACCCAGACAGTACTTATTTTTTCGTTACCAATAAAGGTGAGAAACTCTATGAGAAATTTGTATATCGCCTTGTAAATACTTACCTTAGTAAAGTAACTACTATAAACAAAAAAAGCCCACACATATTGCGACATACATTTGCTACTCACATGTTAAACAGCGGTGCTGATTTAAATGCAATAAAAGAAATCCTCGGTCATGCCAATTTATCTGCTACACAAGTATATACGCATAACACGATCGAGAAACTGAAATCAATATATAATCATGCCCATCCAAAGGCTTAAAGAAAGGAGATGAATTATGAAAGTAAGCATCAATTCGGTACATTTTAAGACAGACAAAAAATTGGATTTATTTATTACAGAAAAGCTTAACAAACTAGCGACAATTCATACTGATCTGATCGGAAGCGATGTTATGTTAAAGCTTGCCAACACGGATAATCCTGATAATAAAATTATAGAAATCAGATTATTGATTAAAGGCAATGATATTTTTGCAAAGAAACAGAGTAAAAGTTTTGAAGAAGCGACTGATCTTGCAATTGACGCCTTAAAAAAACAACTAAAAAAACACAAAGAAAAACTAAAAAATTAAAAAATCATAAGTTGAACAAAAAATATATAAATTCTTTGTTTATTAATTTTTAATATGTATTTTTGCAGACCTTTTTAAGAAGAGGTCTGTTTTTTGTTTAATGAGCATTGATTAATCTGCTAATATTGAGTTAATTGAAGGAGTTAATATAGTTGCCTGTAAACGAATATATTAATAATTCTAAATACGAATAAAGGCCGATATAGCTCAGTTGGTAGAGCAGCTGATTTGTAATCAGCCGGTCGGCGGTTCGAGCCCGTCTATCGGCTCAATTCAAAAAAATTGAATAATAATCGTTGGGGAGATTCCAGAGCGGTCAAATGGGGCAGACTGTAAATCTGTTGGCGCAGCCTTCGGAGGTTCGAATCCTCCTCTCCCCACAACAATTTTAGTGAATCGAGCATTAATCAGACTTTTAGGCTCAAAAATTGCGGGAGTAGCTCATTTGGTAGAGCGAAAGCCTTCCAAGCTTTAGGTGGCGGGTTCGAGCCCCGTCTCCCGCTCAAAAGCCGATGTAGCTCAGTGGTAGAGCACTTCCTTGGTAAGGAAGGGGTCACGAGTTCAACTCTCGTCATTGGCTCTAAATCGAAAATA of Bacteroidota bacterium contains these proteins:
- a CDS encoding tyrosine-type recombinase/integrase; amino-acid sequence: MTEKFIQYIQFEKRFSTHTIKAYQTDLDQFYQYLDVHYDINDTKEINHHIIRSWIVLLIETSISTRSVNRKLSTLKSYFKFLLKEGLIEKNPMQKIIAPKSSKRLPVFIDQDSIDLLLDEIDFGKGYSASRDKIIIELFYSTGMRLNELINIKISDINFTTKTIKIFGKRNKERLVPLSSEFNFNLLDYTESLKKEYPDSTYFFVTNKGEKLYEKFVYRLVNTYLSKVTTINKKSPHILRHTFATHMLNSGADLNAIKEILGHANLSATQVYTHNTIEKLKSIYNHAHPKA
- the raiA gene encoding ribosome-associated translation inhibitor RaiA; amino-acid sequence: MKVSINSVHFKTDKKLDLFITEKLNKLATIHTDLIGSDVMLKLANTDNPDNKIIEIRLLIKGNDIFAKKQSKSFEEATDLAIDALKKQLKKHKEKLKN